The DNA region AAATGGTATTGAGCATTTCAGAGAGTGCATATAAAGGTTAGGCGTATCATTAGGCTCTTGCATCTTGAGAGAACATATGATTGGTGGTAACATACGGAAAGCCTATATGCTCCATTTTTCTTGTTGTTAGACTCGTAATATGGTCAATAGTATTTTCTCTTCTCTTTGGTTTGTGTAGAAAATTCTGAAAACCATCTGTTTGTCTAACATGTATTTTTTTTGCGCAGGTCCTTACAGTCAATCAAGTGGTAGAGATACTTCTGAAATACTTGGAGACAGGAGACTGGAAAACTTCATTCTTTGAAGTTATTCCACAAAGAAAAAGATGTGAGGGTGATAATGATATTGAAGGGGAAGAAGAGACGGAAGGGAAAGATGATCACAAGATTAAAATTCATGATATTGAACGGGAAGAAGAGGCGGAAGAGAATGATGATCACGAGATTAAAATTCATGATATTGAACGGGAAGAAGAAACTGAAGAGAAAGATGATCACGAGTTTAAAAGACAGTGCATTGAGAGTTGAAGTTTCAAAAGCTTCCATTAGATTCTATCAGGATAGTCTTTGGTATCGTCTTGTTCTTCAGAACTTGTCCTGGTGAGACGGCAATTATAGTGAAGTTCGCCTTGTTGAGAACGTACTTGGCGTTTATTCTCTTATTGCACTATATGACTTTATTTCTTCCTCGCGTTCCTCATCTTTTTGAATACATAAGCATGTTGGAAAGTATAATTTTGTTGTATTATGCTTCAGCGACCTTGAGATGGCAAACAGATGATAATgctttttttttggttaattttttTATGGTAGATTTGATCAAATTAGTCTGTCCTAGCTAAGCGTTCTTCCTGCTAACATTTGCACTGTGTATTCCATTACAGCAAATTGATTAAGGCCCGGAGGGATAGTACTATACAGATTTGGCTTGTTGCAACTTTATTTGTCGATGTGATGTTTGAGTCCTTTATCAATGTAATGGCTGCATATAGCGAATGGAAAAGTGTTGATTGGTATCAAGGATTTTGCGTCAAAATATATACAAGTCACAATCAAACACCAACCAAATGCTCAAAATAGACAGGCAGCAAAATATACAAACAGTCAATTGGAAGCCGCCATTTGGCTCACTTAGTTCGAAAGAAACGTTCCTAAACTTTGCTAAGAACTATCAAGAAACGTTCCTAAACTTTGCAAAGAACTATCCTAGATTGTCAACATAGGTAGCAAATTAGATAACATCCCAATAAGATTGAGAAAAAAGACGGTCTACTTTCTTCACCCCTCTTGAAGTTTCAACAGCAGCTTAATCCTTCAGCAGAGAAACTCACTCCTTACCCTCGTCCGCGTGAGACTCAACGTCACTTTCCACAGCAGGCTGAGAAGTGCTTCCATTTGATGCATCGCCCTGCATATAACCGTTGCCCATTGGTGGTGGATACACAAAGTAACCATGGTGATGAGCCACAGGAAAAGGAGGCAGCTGATAGGGCGTCATGCTGCAGCCTGTAGCTGGATCAACCATTGGCCGCTTCAACAGCAAAGGCTCCCCTCTCAAGGATCCACGTTCACCACCATCAAACTCACGATAACGATGCAAGTATAAAGTCAAGGGTTCAATGTAGTCATCAAAACCAAGCTTGCTCATGGCCCAAAGAATATCTTCAGCGGTGATGGTCTTGCGCTGCTCACGCTGGCAACGGTCATTGGCTTCACCAGTGATGAAGCTTATGAACTCAGAGACACATTCTTGGATGGTCTCTTTGGAGTCATCCGATATCTTGGCATGGGGAGGAAGGATCCTGCGCATGATTCTGATCACGTTTGCAATTGGCATGAATCGGTCTTGCTCCCGAATGGTGCATTCAGAATCTTctgcattgttgttgttgtttgtattgGCCTGTTTAAGATGAGGAGGCAGTGCCATGCTCATCTCCGTAGCTTAATTTCACACAAACAACACCAAAGTATCAGAGTGAAATGAAAGGTATGTATCATCGAAAGCTTTTTCTAATACATGAATTTCATCACAGCTATAGGCTTATAGTTTTGGATCTACTAACTAAACATCAAGTCACATTTGTTATTACTGCAGGTAACTTTTCAAGTATTGATTAAACAAAACTAATATCGGATATATGTACTTTcactaattaattaataaatgtGAAGCAATTAGCTGGATATGAGAGTACTGCAGTTCACATAAGACATCACTAAGAAGAGACTAGGTAGTTTGGACTATATTCATGTAAACACCAAATTCTAGAAAAGCACATCTCGACAAAAGATGGTGTGAATACAGACTAATTAAACTAACAGAAACTTAATTCTATTATCGTCATCTATCTTACTTTGTCTGCTCTTCAACTAACTCTCGCATGTACAAAACCATCCAAACTTGCTTTTTAATTGTAttttcttttaccataaaattTTGATAGGAATAACCCAAAATGTCATTGTAACGGACACTGCCCACTGTTTTCATATAAAAAAATGCCTCTTAActtttggaaaaattatgtgCATGAGCCACACTATTTATTTATATTACTGTTGATAAAAAAATTCTGTCTCTTCTATTTTTATGGAAAAATTAGCAGGTAGTAAGAGCAGGATAAACAAAGTCACTTATAGATGGAATGTATATTGTATGGGGAGATCTGCTCCAGAGAAGAAGGCATACACGTCTAGCTATATTTATTCCAAAATTAAAGCCTTTTTGTAAAACAGTTAGCTAGCTCATTTTTAATGGTAAGACGACTTGCTTTTGACGGTTTTAATTTccccctctctttccttttttctttttctttttggaggGGAGAGGGTTTGATATAAATGACACGTGTAGAAAAGGGGTAGAGACGACATACTATAGGCTAAAAGATTGCATGCATGCCACTTGTTTCCGTTTTGTCTTTAAAGTTCAAAAGAGAAGCAGAAATGGTCAATCACCATCACCATGAATCTATTCAAGGATCGATATATATAACACCTAGAAAGCTTTGCAAATTTATTGAGAATCATTCCAGAAATGAAAATTGTAATAATAAATTGAATAGCTTGCTCATATATCCATGTACGTATATTTTGTACTTACAAAAAATATACTATACTCCATTGTCCCTAAAGACGGACGTACAGAAGATGATACAGCAAGCTAAGAAACGTACACAAGTTGTAGCTTACTCTCCATTTTTACCAGATTAACTGATATATCTACCTACATTTCCAAGACTGAATAGAGCTAAAGAAGATAATGAAAAATTAAAGAAAGAGAATAAATGCTACTACTAAACTTCAGGGAGTGGATGAATGAATTATTAACTAGTAGCCCAAACTCGATCTCTTCATAAAAAACAGTGtctcttaattttttatttttcaatttgggtgaagggatatatatatatatatataaggagctAGTGGGTGTGCTGCAGCATAAAGCTTGTAAGCTTCATGAATCCATATATAGATATAGCTCGATGTAGTACTCTCTCTTTTTAGCCATACATAAATTAGCTCATGAAACTTGAAAGCACACAAGAAATTAAAGTCCAAGCTATACAACGTTTGGACTGCATAGAGATAGATGgtccatgtatacgtatatatggtACTACTGCATTTGTAAAAAAGTATAAGAAAATCAACGTAACGTACCCGGGTTAGAGGCAGAGACAGGGGTTGGCTGTGGGAATCTGCGATAGCCATGAAATCCTCCATTTCCTGATCCTCCAACAACATTACCATTAACATTATCATTatccatctctctctctctctctctctctctctctctctctaactaAATAATATCAGGAGCAAATATACATGGTTTTGGCAAGTAAGTGCCAATATTTATAGCTACAAATATTTGAGAGAAGGGGGACACGTGGCAGCAGGGCGTAATGAACGAGAAGAAAGTATTCGTGGGGATAAATAGGCTTTCACAGTTGGGTAGATGAGCATTGACCGGAGACATCACTATTTACTATTACAGTCTATACAGTAATCAGTTTAATTTAGCCATTTGGCCATTTACCTTCTACTTTTCTCCTTTCTCAAAATTTATAGTTCCAATCCAATTCAAACGATTCATTAATACTATGACCATATTAAAGTAACTACCAAAAACTAGTTTCATAACCAACGTAAAAGTAATAGGATGGGATTACTTCTTTTTTCGATATACTCCAATCCGGTATGAATATTATTTGTATTTGACCTGACTTTACACAATTTGATATATTGGTACAAAGAAACTAGCTAGTCCACAACAAACATGTAAAAATATTAATTAGTTGCTCATATAGCTACTCCCTTTGTTCCATTTTAACTGTCATTTTAGCTTTTTTCACGTTCATTAATTGAAACGAAAAACAATAAATATAAGGTATAGTTTACTAAGTTACCCCTTATTTATTAGATGTTTTGTGAAAATTGAGTAATGCTAAACTAACTACTTCTTTAATGTTAAAAGTATAGTTAGAAACAATTGTCAACTTTAATTTTGACTTCTTCAAGTgataattattttatgataaTTTTTTTGGGCCAAAGTGACTGTTAATTTGGGATGAAAGTTGTACTTTATTGGGTTTCCTCATCTATACAATTGATGTTGTCTTATCCATTTTTGGATCAATTGAATGTTATGTCATTATCTTATTTAATTTGATTTTTGCCTTTTCTTTACGAATTAGTAATAATCTTTACTTATTCGTATTTCACTTATGTGTTTACGATATAATATACATTAGTTCTGATAAAACCAATAAAATTGAACCACGAATGTCTTTCTTTTGGTTATTGCATTTTCTCGTTGGACATATCCATTTGTTTTCAATGGGCAAACAAACGTGATTTA from Lycium barbarum isolate Lr01 chromosome 10, ASM1917538v2, whole genome shotgun sequence includes:
- the LOC132614256 gene encoding nuclear transcription factor Y subunit B-6; its protein translation is MDNDNVNGNVVGGSGNGGFHGYRRFPQPTPVSASNPATEMSMALPPHLKQANTNNNNNAEDSECTIREQDRFMPIANVIRIMRRILPPHAKISDDSKETIQECVSEFISFITGEANDRCQREQRKTITAEDILWAMSKLGFDDYIEPLTLYLHRYREFDGGERGSLRGEPLLLKRPMVDPATGCSMTPYQLPPFPVAHHHGYFVYPPPMGNGYMQGDASNGSTSQPAVESDVESHADEGKE